TGACCGCGCACAGACGAAATGAGTACCCCGTTCAGCATGGATTCGTCGGCCTTCGACGGCGATCGCAAGCCCGGTCTCGCCGAACGCCTGCGTAACGCCGCCGATCGCCTGCTCAGCAGCCCGCGCTTTCATCACTGGGCGTCCGCGTTTCCGCTGACCCGCTGGAAAGCCCGGCGCGAGGCGCGTGCGCTGTTCGATCTGTGCGGCGGCTTCGTCTATTCGCAGATATTGCTGGCCTGCGTGCGGGTCGATCTGTTCCGGTTGCTGGCTGGCGGTCCGATGGATGTGCGTCGCATCGCGACCCGCATCGGCATGTCGGACGAAGCGGCCACCCGCCTGCTCGATGCAGCGGTCGCGCTGCGCCTGGTGACCCGTCGTTCCGGCGGCCGCTACGGTCTGGGCATGCTGGGCACGGCCATGGTCGCCAATCCGGGCATCTCGGCGATGGTGGAACACCACGGTCGCATCTATCGTGATTTCGAAGATCCGCTGGCGCTGCTGCGCGGCTTGTCGCAGCGCACCGCGCTGTCGCAATACTGGCCGTATGCCGGCAACGAACAGGCGTCGGCGCTGGAAGGCGAACGCATCCGCGACTACACCGCGCTGATGGCGGCATCGCAGCCGATGGTGGCGTCCGAGGTGCTCGACGCCTATCCGGTCGCCATGCATCGCTGCCTGCTCGACATCGGCGGTGGCGACGGCAGCTTCCTTGCCGCAGCGGCGCAGCGCGCGCCCGATCTGAAACTTCAGCTGTTCGATCTGCCGGCGGTCGCCGAGCGCGCACGCATGCGTTTCGATGCGGCCGGTCTCGCGGCGCGTGCCACGGCCTTCGGCGGTTCCTTCCAGTCGGGCGAACTGCCGACCGGTGCCGATCTGGTGTCGCTGGTGCGCGTGCTGCACGACCACGACGACGAAGATGTCATGGCGCTGCTGCGGGCTATCAATCGTGCGCTGCCGGACGACGGCGTGCTGCTTATTGCCGAACAGATGTCCGGGGTGCGCGGCGCCGAGCCGGTGGGCGATGCCTACTTTGGCTTCTACCTGATGGCGATGGGCCGCGGCCGTCCGCGCTCCGAAGCCCGTCTGACCGAAATGCTGCGTGCCGCAGGCTTCTGCCAGATCGGCCTGATTCCGACCCGTATTCCTTTGCAGACATGCGTGCTGGTCGCGCGTCCGAAACATTTACAGACATAAATGTAATGATTAGTTGACACTAATCAGAGTAAGCCTAGAATGACACTCAAGGTGACAAGCCGTCGCGACACATGAACGACGGGGTCCTCAACGCGGAGGCGCGATGAACAGTATTGCCGTAGTACTGAAGCAGCCGGAGCAGTTGGAGCTGAGCCAGCTCGAACTGACGCCGGCAGGCGATGCCGACGTCGTGGTCGACGTCGAGTGGAGCGGCATCAGTACCGGCACCGAGCGCCTGCTGTGGTCCGGCCGCATGCCGCCGTTCCCCGGCATGGGGTATCCGCTGGTACCGGGCTACGAA
The sequence above is a segment of the Methyloversatilis sp. RAC08 genome. Coding sequences within it:
- a CDS encoding methyltransferase gives rise to the protein MSTPFSMDSSAFDGDRKPGLAERLRNAADRLLSSPRFHHWASAFPLTRWKARREARALFDLCGGFVYSQILLACVRVDLFRLLAGGPMDVRRIATRIGMSDEAATRLLDAAVALRLVTRRSGGRYGLGMLGTAMVANPGISAMVEHHGRIYRDFEDPLALLRGLSQRTALSQYWPYAGNEQASALEGERIRDYTALMAASQPMVASEVLDAYPVAMHRCLLDIGGGDGSFLAAAAQRAPDLKLQLFDLPAVAERARMRFDAAGLAARATAFGGSFQSGELPTGADLVSLVRVLHDHDDEDVMALLRAINRALPDDGVLLIAEQMSGVRGAEPVGDAYFGFYLMAMGRGRPRSEARLTEMLRAAGFCQIGLIPTRIPLQTCVLVARPKHLQT